The Onychomys torridus chromosome 4, mOncTor1.1, whole genome shotgun sequence DNA window ATTTAAACAGCATGGATGTTAATTTCCGTGTAAACCATTGATAAAATTCTACAGTGAAGTCTCAGGTCCATAAATTATTGGAAGAATCTTTGTTCTTGTTCTCATGTCATTGTTAATTAAAGTTTGTTTAACCTGTACAAGTTCTCTGCATTTAATTGTGGTTGGTTACAAGTGTCTAGggattcatctatttcttttagattttccagtgtaTTCAATATAAATTTTCACAATCTTCTTATCTCTCAGAAAGACCATCattaaactctttaaaaatttaacaatctATAATCTATtgtagataattttaaaagtttaagaataaattataacagtttattattttattatttaacataAATCATGATAACTTACACAATTCACACAAGAAATAGATTTTgttgaaaaatttaaatagtttGAATTACTACATATTTTTGAGAAAGGCTAAGAGAGAATGTATTTTTGCTTTCTACTTTCTTCAATCAGCTATGTAGCTATGGATATGATTTACTAATGAATAATAGTTTTTTACTGTGATAATGTAATTACTGTTGGTAATAAAGTGGTAATTTAATTACTATGATATTGGATCACTCAATCATAAAATATTGTGTGTAAAAGAAAACAGATCATTAGATATTGTTTTTAACACCTCTTATTCAATTGCCATATTacttttttcatttagtttttatttatttctcttattttttgagattattatgCATTTACTTCATTAATCCCTCCAAATTCTTCCATATTCAATTCCTaactcttcaaattcatggcctctttttttacATTAGTTGTTGCTaatattgtgtgtttgtgtgtgtatatgtgtgtgtgtgtatgtgtgtgtttatgtgtgtgtgtgtgtgtgtgtgtgtgtctgtgtgtgtgtgtatgtattctaaatacataagtacaacctgctcaATATGTATGGTgctatttgtatgtattttgctAAGGCTGATCACTTATCCATTTTTACTGCACATATTTGATGGCTGAAGTCAGTTGATCACATTTTCAGTATTGGGTTGTTTAAAATCTGATAATACTCTTCAGTGAATAAGCTCAATAGctatgttttctttgaaataaaatactGTAGTGAAATTGTTAGGTGTCATGTGAGATACAGAGTCAAAACAGTCCCTTTAAAAGTATCAGAAGAGATTGAGTAACTTAATATAAATCCCCAATCAGCCCCAAAAGTAATGAATTTGTAAATATAGACTTTGTCATCTCATTCTAACTTTATTAGGTCCACCAGTAAATggctaaaatatatttctttcaaaaacaCCTAACATAATAAGTCAAAATGCATCTTGTTTTGTACAAACCAAAGAACACACAAAGTATTCCGATACTTGAAAACTAATACATATTCAATAGTTATTTGATTAAAACACACTTATAATTTTACTTATCAAGTAAAAAAGTATCATCTATgacaaatatgaaataattagATGTGCTTTGGACATaaaattacacattttttttcaattatattgAGTGAGAGTGTAATTTGGAGCTGATGAGCCTTCTGAATGTCTCCTTCACATCCTTGTTCCTAAGGCTATAGATGAGAGGGTTCAACATGGGTATTACCACTGTAAAAAGCACAGTAGCTACTTTGACCAACAGCCAGGAGTTTTGGGAATTGGGAATACAGTAGAGAAGAAGGACAACGCCATGGAAGATGCTGATGGCAGTCAGGTGGGAGGCACATGTTGAGAATGCTTTTCGGAGTCCACCCTTAGAAGGCAACTTGATGATTGTGACAACTATGATGACATAGGAAGCCAGGATAATGAGAAGACTGCAGGCCTCACTCAGGACAGAAACAATGAAACATGCTAATTGGCTGAGGGAGGTGtcagagcaggaaacagagaggatgGCAGAGTACTCACAGCCAAAGTGATTGATGATGCCAGGTCCACAGTAGGAGAGTTTCAAAAGAGTGTAAGTGAGTGAAAAGGAACCAATTCCACCCCACATATAAGTACCAGCTACTAAGAATGCACAGAGTTGATGAGACATAGCCACAGTGTAGAGCAGGGGGTTGCAAACAGCCACAAACCTGTCATAGGCCATCACTGCTAACATGAACATCTCTGtaatcacacatgcacacccaaagAAAAACTGGGCCATGCATCCTCTGAAAGAGATAGTTTTGTTCTCTGCTATCAGAATTTCTAACAGTTTGGGTGTAAATACACTTGAATaacaaatatccagaaatgaaaGATGGCTGAGAAaaaagtacatgggtgtgtgaaGTTTGGGGTTAATCTTTCTGACCACAATTATTCCCAAGTTCCCCATTAAAGCAATAACATAGATTGTCAAGAATAGGAAAAAGAGGGGTACCTGGAACATTGTGTCTTCTGAGAAACCAAGCAGGAAGAATGTGGTCAGAAAAGTCTTGTTTCTGTTATCAAACATCATGGTCACATGCTAcccccaaaaaaaatgaaacaaaaaagacagCTAGCAAAGTTGAAAATGTGGCTAGGTAGACACTACACACAGGCTCAGAATACTGAGTGAAGGGACATGCAAACAGTTTGCATTCTGCACCACCCTGCATCACAGTGGAGTCTTATTTGAGGACATGGTGTCCATGGGAAAATAGATTCCTCCATCAGTTCTTTCTGTAAAAGACAAAACGCAATgttattagtgtttttgttttatgaaaaatatatataagagGACTGAGGATGTTACCGAATCAGTAAAGAGCATGCTGTGAAAGCAGGGGGACCTATATTTGATTCCgactatttaaataaaatgtaagacatggctgcatgtgcttgtaatcctagtaccaTATAGACACATACAGGTAAAGCCTTGAGGCTTttgggccagccagtctagcctaatggGCAAGTCTGAGGCCAATACAAGAATCTACCTCAAAATAAGGTAAATATAGCATTTTTGAGGAACAAAACACAAGTTTGTCAACTGGCTCCATACCTATGTGAACACATTTCCACAGAACAAGCATAATCCCTcaaagagccaggcggatctctgtgagttcgaggccagcctggtctatagagtgagattcagggcaaccaccaaaactacacagagaaaccctgtctcaaaaaacctaaaagaaaggaagaaagaaagaaagaaagaaagaaagaaagaaagaaagaaagaaagaaagaaagaagtaacaaagaaaaagaaagaaagaaagaaagaaagaaagaaaggaaggaaggaaggaaggaagaaaggaaggaaggaaggagataaaCAATCAGAACCCATTGTTATGTTTTTATATCTTTTACAAAGGGATTGCTTTGGAAAATTAAGTAATTTAGTATATAATGagaaatataatagaaaaattgTAGAGAATAAAATATATTGGGCATTCATCTCACAGTTTAATAGCATTCAATCATTGGACACTCACTAGACATCGactaaaatgatgttttaaatggTTCAATTGAAATTCCactggcagggctggagagatggttcagaagttaagagcattggctgctcttccagaggtcctgagttcaattttttttccaatcacatggtggctcacaatcctcTATAATGGGATCCAATGCTCTCCTCTTTCGAGAAGAGGaatatgcagatagaacactcatacataaataaataaaattccactgattgtatattataaattattttcccaATATATGGTTACTTGTTAttctataaattaaattataaagatCTTTTAAGAAAGTATGTGTGTGacaatttgaaaatttcatgttgTTTATACATATCTTGCAAGCTTTCCATAATCATAATTCATAACAGAAATTAGTAGTAAAATGAGATTAGATCAAGATATTAAATGATTATTGCAAAGACTTTTGATTTCTTGAATTTGGAAGCTCAATCTTCTTTTGAAATATTACTGTGTTCCTTTCCCATAATTATGTTCTTTTTTATACaactaaggattttttttctaaatataattacTGAAAGAAACCATGATACTCCATTATCATTGGCAACTCTAGATTTAAACCATTACCTATTTCTCA harbors:
- the LOC118582959 gene encoding olfactory receptor 5D18-like, which codes for MMFDNRNKTFLTTFFLLGFSEDTMFQVPLFFLFLTIYVIALMGNLGIIVVRKINPKLHTPMYFFLSHLSFLDICYSSVFTPKLLEILIAENKTISFRGCMAQFFFGCACVITEMFMLAVMAYDRFVAVCNPLLYTVAMSHQLCAFLVAGTYMWGGIGSFSLTYTLLKLSYCGPGIINHFGCEYSAILSVSCSDTSLSQLACFIVSVLSEACSLLIILASYVIIVVTIIKLPSKGGLRKAFSTCASHLTAISIFHGVVLLLYCIPNSQNSWLLVKVATVLFTVVIPMLNPLIYSLRNKDVKETFRRLISSKLHSHSI